In Rhizobium sp. CIAT894, the genomic window CATGATTTGTCTTTGATTTTATACGCTGGCCCGCATCTGGTGCTTTGCACGAGCGGCATGAAACCAAATCAACTCTCCGCGCGTTACAGGGAAAGTGACGTGAACTGTATTTGGCATCTGCTGAACATTAGTAAACTGTTAACTGTCATCTGTCTCAATTCGGATAGGAACGACGCGATTTGAGTAACTGGATCGTTGAAACTCCTGATCACGGTATTTCAATCTGGTGCCGTGGGAAAGGCGCGAATGCCCTCGGTCCGGCAATCCCGGCACCGCAGGACGCGCCGGCCCGCACATTGGCGGGCAGGGTGAAATCCATCGCAAGTTCATCCGTCTCGGGCAGTGCATGGAGACGAGCATGGCAATAGTAGTCGCATTGGCGGATCGGCTGCCGCGGGCGCCGCGTCGGCCGGACAAGGAGCCCCGCGAAGCCAAGATCCTGTGGTTCACCGGCGTCCGCTACGAGCGCTTGGTCGAGAGTCCGAAACGGCGTCGGGCGTCCGCGCCGCGCGTCAACAAGAAGTAATCGCAGGCGCAACCTCAGCGGGCAGTGAATTGCTCGCAGCCGGCTCCCGTCAGGAAGTTTCGTGCCGCCTCATCGAAACTTGCCTGCGGCGCCAGCGTCCGCAGCACGGCATAACCGTCCGGCCGTGCCATCTCCACCAGGATCGCCTGCTGCAATTCCTGCGGCAGGTTCTTGCGCAGGTCGGTCAGCTGAATCGGACCTCCGGCCAGCACGTCGAGCGCGCCGCCGACCGACGTCCTGTCGTTCATGCTGAAGACCTCGTTGGAGGCGCTGTCGTAAATCGCGATGGACCAGAAAGGCACATTGCCCTTGGCGGTGAAATGCACCGGCGCATCCTCGACGTCGAAGGAGCAGACGGCGGTGCGCAGGAAGGGGTCGCCATTGGCAAGGCCTGCCTCGTCATACTGGTCGCCGAGCAGATAGAAATTGTTGAGGTCGCCCTCTGCCTCCACACGGGTCGCCGCATCCCTGCCGGTGAAATGCGGCAGCGACAGGATGATGACGAGGTGCAGCAGCGCTGCGCCGAAAAGCCCGGTCAGGATGGCGAAGAAGATCCTAAGCATTGCCGCATCCGGTCTTGGTGAGCTTCGGCATGGCGAGGTCGATCACCCCGGAACTGCCGGCAGTCGGTGTGTCGAACAGCGTCAGCACCAGCCGGAAGGTTCCGGCCTGCGGCAAGGCCAGCCAGTTGCCCGGCTGCGCGGCGGCGGAGATGTCGATCGAGAAGCTGCTGTCGGGCTGACGCAGCACCGTCCAGGAATTCAGCGCCGAGGGAAGCCCGCTCTTCACCGCCGCCGGATTGCCGCCATTGTCGGCGGTAAAGAGGGTCCACAGCCGGGCAGGCGGCGTCTGCCCGCTGATGCGGTAGCGGCAGCCGGCATTCAGCCGCGCCCCATCGTCATCGACGCTCGCCGTAAAGGTCAGACCCTCGGCGCTGCCATAAAGCAGCTTGCCGGCGCGCGCCCGGTGCGACTTGGCGTAGGGGTCGGCCTCGACCGTCTGCAGCGCCGGAAAAGCCTCCCAGGCGCCGAGCTTGATCGCTCCGAAACCCTGCGTCGCATCCAGCGCATACAGCGAAATCATGATCCCGCCGCCGAAGGCGACGATCAGCGTGATCAGGATGAAGAGGGGGAATCGAAACACGTCAAGACCTTGGAAACCATATCAGATGAAGGGTTACCACTGATTCTGGCAGGGTGGAATGCCGGGCGACGACTTGGGACGTTGATTGATCCCCGGTTATATCCGCGAAGCGGTCATGCCGGGTGCGGCAATAAGGCTGCCCGGTTGGCCTATCCAAGACCCCTCCCCACAAGGGGGAGAGGCTTAACCTGCCGCGCCCGTTTTCCATATCTGCGACGTTTCGAGTGGAACGAGGCGGGCGTTCCGGGTTAGTCCCTCCCCCTTGTGGGGAGGGGTTGGGGAGGGGACTTTCACACAGGCGGATAGGGAAGCCATCGGCGAACTCCGCCGCCAACTACTCCGCGCTCGCCACCTTCGCCGGCGCCAGCGGCGCGGCATTCTTCAGCTTCTCGCCGAGCTTCTTGAGGATGTCGGTCGATTGCACCGAGAGCATGCGTGGCCGGATGAGCTGCGGCAATCCATCCTGCGGCTTGGCGGCGGCAGTCTTGGCGAGATCCTTTTCCGAGGGCAGGGGGTTCTGGATGCCGGGGATGGCGCGCAGCGTCACGCCCTGATGGGCGTAATCCATGGCGCGCTTGAAGGTCATCGCCGGCAGCGAGCCGCCGGTCATCTCGTTGGTCGAGGTGTAGTCGTCGTTGCCGAACCAGACGGCGCAGGTGTAGTTGCCGGTGAAGCCGACGAACCAGGCGTCGCGATAGGCCTGGGTCGTGCCGGTCTTGCCGGCGGTCACGATGCCGTTGTCGAGGGCCGCCTTGCGCGCCGTGCCGACATAGGGAACACGTGACAGCATCTGGTTCATATAGGCGTCGGCCTGTTCCGACAGCACGCGTTTCGCCGCCGGCTCGTCGCGGTCGAAATCATAGAGCACGTCGCCGTCGTAATCGAGGACCTGGGTGATGCCGTGGCGGCGCGACTGGTAGCCGCCGGCCGGGAAGGTGGCATAGGCGGTCGCCTGGTCGAGCACCGTGACTTCGGATGTACCGATCGGGATGGTGACGTCGTCGCGGATCGGCGTTTCGACGCCGAGGTTCTTCGCCATCGCCCGGATCGGCTGGATGCCGAGTTTTTCCTTGGCGAGCCGCACCGGCACGGTATTGATCGACTGGGCGATCGCCGTCTCCAGCGTGATGCGGCCGGCGTAGCGGTTCGCATAATTATGCGGGCTCCAGTTGCCCCAGGAAATCGGCGCGTCGACGATCGTCGTCTGCGGCGTCATTCCGCTCTCCATCGCCACCGAATAGGTGTAGACCTTGAAGGAGGAGCCCGGCTGGCGCAGCGCCTTGGTGGCGCGGTTGAACTGGCTCTCGCCATAATCCCGCCCGCCGACCATGGCGCGCACGGCGCCGCCGTTCTCGATCATCACCATGGCGCCCTGCTTGGCGTGATAGGCCTCGCCATATTCGCGCAGCGACGTTTCGACCGAATCCTCGGCCGCCTGCTGGATGCCCATGTCGATCGTCGTGCGCACGATCAGCGAATGCTGGTGGAAACGCGGCGAAAGCCGCTGCACCTCGTCGAAGGCCCAGTCGAGGAAGAAATCCGGCGATTCCACCTCGTTGCGGTCGACGACGGTCGCCGGGTTGCG contains:
- a CDS encoding PBP1A family penicillin-binding protein; the protein is MQDPDNPKNGPENGPEKVVNDAAGKRPAKNRHILLRIDSWIDSTVWNAGFRAAEIWEDITIFFRRFRVRGWKRMVFELAGEGLTLGAAGSVLMLLLAQPAFEATKEDWRNRGDFAVTFTDRYGNVIGHRGVIHQNSVPIDELPDSLIKSVLATEDRRFFDHFGIDAIGLFRAMVTNAQAGEVVQGGSTLTQQLAKNLFLSNERSIDRKVTEAFLALWLEANLSKKEILSTYLDRAYMGGGTFGAAAAAQFYFGKNITDVNLAESAMLAGLFKAPAKYAPHVNLPAARARANEVLTNLVQSGLMTEGQVIAARRNPATVVDRNEVESPDFFLDWAFDEVQRLSPRFHQHSLIVRTTIDMGIQQAAEDSVETSLREYGEAYHAKQGAMVMIENGGAVRAMVGGRDYGESQFNRATKALRQPGSSFKVYTYSVAMESGMTPQTTIVDAPISWGNWSPHNYANRYAGRITLETAIAQSINTVPVRLAKEKLGIQPIRAMAKNLGVETPIRDDVTIPIGTSEVTVLDQATAYATFPAGGYQSRRHGITQVLDYDGDVLYDFDRDEPAAKRVLSEQADAYMNQMLSRVPYVGTARKAALDNGIVTAGKTGTTQAYRDAWFVGFTGNYTCAVWFGNDDYTSTNEMTGGSLPAMTFKRAMDYAHQGVTLRAIPGIQNPLPSEKDLAKTAAAKPQDGLPQLIRPRMLSVQSTDILKKLGEKLKNAAPLAPAKVASAE
- a CDS encoding DUF1214 domain-containing protein — protein: MFRFPLFILITLIVAFGGGIMISLYALDATQGFGAIKLGAWEAFPALQTVEADPYAKSHRARAGKLLYGSAEGLTFTASVDDDGARLNAGCRYRISGQTPPARLWTLFTADNGGNPAAVKSGLPSALNSWTVLRQPDSSFSIDISAAAQPGNWLALPQAGTFRLVLTLFDTPTAGSSGVIDLAMPKLTKTGCGNA